Proteins from a single region of Takifugu rubripes chromosome 4, fTakRub1.2, whole genome shotgun sequence:
- the marchf5 gene encoding E3 ubiquitin-protein ligase MARCHF5: MSEQAAVVMQQNLDRSCWVCFATDEDDRTAEWVRPCRCRGSTKWVHQACLQRWVDEKQRGNSTARVACPQCNAEYLIVFPKLGPVVYVLDLADRLISKAGPFAAAGIMVGSIYWTAVTYGAVTVMQVVGHKEGLDVMERADPLFLLIGLPTIPVMLILGKMIRWEDYVLRLWRKYSNKLQILNSIFPGIGCPVPRIPAEASPLADHVSATRILCGALVFPTIATIVGKLMFSSVNSNLQRTILGGIAFVAIKGAFKVYFKQQQYLRQAHRKILNFPEQEEA; the protein is encoded by the exons ATGTCGGAACAAGCCGCCGTGGTCATGCAGCAGAATTTGGACAG gagctgctgggtgtGTTTCGCCACCGACGAGGACGACCGGACCGCAGAGTGGGTGCGTCCGTGTCGCTGCCGCGGCTCCACCAAGTGGGTCCACCAGGCCTGCCTGCAGCGCTGGGTGGACGAGAAGCAGCGGGGCAACAGCACGGCCCGCGTGGCCTGCCCACAGTGCAACGCAGAGTACCTCATCGTCTTCCCCAAACTGG gtcccgTGGTCTACGTGCTGGACCTGGCCGACAGGCTGATCTCCAAGGCCGGCCCCTTCGCTGCCGCCGGCATCATGGTGGGCTCCATCTACTGGACCGCCGTCACGTACGGAGCGGTGACGGTCATGCAG GTGGTGGGTCATAAGGAGGGCCTGGATGTGATGGAACGGGCCGACCCGCTCTTCCTGCTCATCGGCCTGCCCACCATCCCGGTCATGCTGATCCTCGGCAAGATGATCCGCTGGGAGGACTACGTGCTGCGCCTGTGGAGGAAGTACTCCAACAAGCTGCAGATCCTCAACAGCATCTTCCCAG GGATCGGCTGCCCGGTTCCTCGCATCCCCGCGGAGGCCAGCCCGCTGGCCGACCACGTGTCCGCCACCAGGATCCTGTGCGGCGCTCTGGTCTTCCCCACCATCGCCACCATCGTGGGGAAGCTCATGTTCAGCAGCGTCAACTCCAACCTGCAGCGGACCATCCTG GGGGGCATCGCCTTCGTGGCCATCAAGGGTGCGTTCAAGGTGTACTTCAAGCAGCAGCAGTACCTGAGACAAGCTCACCGCAAGATCCTCAACTTCCCCGAGCAGGAGGAggcctga